One Sodalinema gerasimenkoae IPPAS B-353 DNA segment encodes these proteins:
- the glpX gene encoding class II fructose-bisphosphatase: protein MESTLGLEIIEVVEQAAIASAHWMGKGEKNTADQVAVEAMRERMNKIHMRGRIVIGEGERDDAPMLYIGEEVGICTQENAKQFCNPDELVEIDIAVDPCEGTNLVAYGQNGSMAVLAISEKGGLFAAPDFYMKKLAAPAVAKNHVDIRKSATENLRILADCMDRSVEELVVVVMDRPRHKDLVQEIRKAGARVRLISDGDVSAAISCAFSGTNIHALMGIGAAPEGVISAAAMRCLGGHFQGQLIYDPAVVKTGLIGESKESNLERLASMGIDDPDKVYDAHELACGETVLFAASGITPGTLMEGVRFFHGGARTQSLVISSQSKTARFVDTVHMTDEPRRLQLK, encoded by the coding sequence GTGGAAAGTACCCTCGGGCTAGAAATTATTGAAGTCGTTGAGCAGGCGGCGATCGCCTCGGCTCACTGGATGGGGAAAGGTGAGAAAAACACCGCCGACCAAGTGGCCGTCGAAGCCATGCGGGAACGCATGAACAAAATCCATATGCGCGGTCGTATCGTCATTGGAGAAGGGGAGCGGGATGATGCCCCCATGCTCTACATTGGCGAAGAAGTGGGCATTTGCACCCAAGAAAACGCCAAACAATTCTGTAACCCCGACGAACTGGTTGAAATCGATATCGCCGTTGATCCTTGCGAAGGAACCAACCTCGTCGCCTATGGACAAAATGGTTCCATGGCAGTGTTGGCGATTTCTGAAAAAGGCGGTTTGTTTGCTGCCCCCGACTTTTACATGAAAAAGTTGGCTGCCCCGGCTGTGGCGAAAAACCATGTGGACATTCGTAAGTCCGCCACGGAAAACCTACGCATCCTGGCTGATTGCATGGATCGTAGCGTTGAAGAACTCGTGGTGGTGGTCATGGATCGTCCCCGTCACAAAGACTTGGTTCAAGAAATCCGCAAGGCTGGCGCGCGCGTGCGTCTGATTAGTGATGGTGATGTGTCCGCCGCCATCTCCTGCGCCTTTTCAGGAACCAACATCCACGCCTTGATGGGCATTGGTGCCGCTCCTGAAGGGGTGATTTCCGCCGCTGCAATGCGCTGTCTGGGGGGTCACTTCCAAGGACAACTCATCTATGACCCCGCCGTGGTGAAAACCGGACTGATTGGTGAGAGCAAAGAAAGCAACCTGGAACGTTTGGCCAGCATGGGCATTGACGACCCCGATAAGGTCTATGATGCTCATGAACTCGCCTGTGGTGAAACCGTCCTGTTCGCCGCCTCTGGGATTACCCCCGGAACCCTCATGGAAGGGGTGCGCTTCTTCCACGGTGGCGCCCGGACTCAGTCCCTGGTCATTTCGAGTCAAAGTAAAACGGCTCGCTTTGTCGATACCGTTCACATGACCGACGAACCCCGCCGCTTGCAACTGAAATAG